One segment of Panicum virgatum strain AP13 chromosome 3K, P.virgatum_v5, whole genome shotgun sequence DNA contains the following:
- the LOC120700820 gene encoding hexokinase-10-like, producing MGRAQWLSVAVGCAAAVTCAVAAALVARRASARCRWNRAVEVVRGFEKGCATPTERLQRVVNSLAVEMFAGLASEDASKVRMLLTCVDKLPAGSEEGIYYAIDLGGTRFRVMKLELGSGSTVINKKVEYRPVPEELTKGTSEDLFDLIASALKNFIEREGGKDEGRALGFTFSFPVRQASISSGSLIRWTKEFSIEEAVGKDVAQCLNEALVRNGLNLQVTALVNNAVGTLAMGHYYDEDTVAAVIIGAGTNASYIERSAAITKCRGLLTNSDLTVVNVEWGSFRPPQIPLTPYDICFNVEKKRNHYDQAFEKMISGVYLGEIARLVLQGMAQESDVFGSSVNFLSIPFIFSTPCLAAIREDGSPDLRVVSRVLEEQLKIQDVPLKTRRLVVRICDIVTRRAARLAAAGIVAILQKIGRDGTLCGTTNVRKIRGEPKRSVVAIEGGLYQGYSVFREYLNEAVDEILGDEIASTVTLKVMEEGSGIGAALLAASYSSTRQNCA from the exons ATGGGGAGGGCGCAGTGGCTGAGCGTGGCGGtggggtgcgcggcggcggtgacgtgcgcggtggcggcggcgctggtggcgcgGCGGGCGTCGGCGCGGTGCCGGTGGAACCGGGCCGTGGAGGTGGTGCGCGGGTTCGAGAAGGGCTGCGCCACGCCCACGGAGCGCCTGCAGCGGGTCGTCAACTCCCTGGCCGTCGAGATGTTCGCGGGGCTCGCGTCCGAGGACGCCAGCAAGGTCCGGATGCTGCTCACCTGCGTCGACAAGCTCCCCGCCGG GAGCGAGGAAGGCATCTATTATGCCATTGATCTTGGAGGAACAAGATTTAGAGTCATGAAACTAGAGCTTGGTTCAGGATCTACGGTTATTAATAAAAAAGTTGAGTATCGTCCTGTTCCTGAAGAATTGACTAAGGGTACAAGCGAG GACTTGTTCGATCTAATTGCCTCAGCACTAAAGAACTTCATTGAAAGAGAGGGTGGGAAAGATGAGGGAAGGGCACTTGGTTTTACATTTTCCTTCCCCGTCAGACAAGCTTCCATATCCTCAGGGTCATTAATTAGGTGGACTAAGGAATTTTCAATTGAAGAGGCC GTTGGGAAAGATGTTGCTCAGTGCTTGAATGAAGCTCTTGTTAGGAATGGATTGAATTTGCAAGTCACTGCGTTG GTGAACAATGCTGTGGGTACATTGGCCATGGGGCATTACTACGATGAGGATACAGTGGCTGCAGTGATCATAGGAGCAGGTACCAATGCTTCCTATATTGAACGCAGTGCCGCAATCACAAAATGCCGGGGGCTTCTTACCAACTCTGACCTCACG GTTGTAAACGTAGAATGGGGTAGTTTCCGGCCTCCGCAAATACCATTAACTCCTTATGACATATGTTTCAATGTTGAGAAGAAACGCAATCACTATGACCAA GCTTTCGAGAAAATGATCTCTGGTGTGTATCTTGGGGAAATTGCAAGATTGGTACTCCAAGGAATGGCTCAAGAATCAGATGTATTTGGTTCTTCTGTGAATTTCTTATCGATCCCTTTCATATTCAG TACCCCTTGTCTAGCTGCTATTCGTGAAGATGGTTCCCCAGATCTGAGGGTAGTCAGTAGGGTGCTCGAAGAACAACTGAAG ATACAAGATGTTCCACTAAAGACTCGGAGACTTGTTGTGAGAATCTGTGACATTGTCACCCGAAGAGCCGCCCGTCTAGCAGCAGCTGGGATCGTTGCAATACTACAAAAAATTGGTCGTGATGGAACCCTTTGTGGCACCACCAACGTTAGAAAAATAAGAGGTGAGCCAAAGAGATCGGTTGTCGCGATCGAAGGTGGTCTTTACCAAGGCTATTCAGTCTTCAGGGAGTATCTGAACGAAGCTGTGGATGAGATCCTGGGCGATGAAATTGCCTCCACAGTTACTCTCAAGGTAATGGAGGAGGGGTCTGGGATTGGTGCTGCGCTCCTTGCAGCATCGTATTCGTCGACTAGACAAAATTGTGCATAG
- the LOC120700821 gene encoding uncharacterized protein LOC120700821 — translation MAVLCRADSSKAALHLPPAARPRWCCRRPPAVRRSVAPWEKDFCESRGVPWRKVTDPAVGLNADADGNVARWDDSGAVEALLAARRRYWAEINGGLRAARGAAVPPLPDPDMYVDAVVEEDGGAADPAVEAEYAAALRDMEHAREESARLHAAKLRDDFVPVPTGWDDA, via the coding sequence ATGGCGGTGCTCTGCCGGGCCGACAGCAGCAAGGCCGCCCTCCACCTGcccccggcggcgcgcccgcggTGGTGCTGCCGGCGCCCGCCGGCGGTGCGGCGCTCGGTGGCGCCGTGGGAGAAGGACTTCTGCGAGTCCCGCGGGGTGCCGTGGCGCAAGGTGACGGACCCGGCCGTGGGGCTCAACGCCGACGCCGATGGCAACGTCGCGCGCTGGGATGACTCGGGCGCCGTCGAggcgctcctcgccgccagGAGGCGCTACTGGGCGGAGATCAACGGCGGGCTGAgagccgcgcgcggcgccgcggtGCCGCCGCTGCCCGACCCGGACATGTACGTCGACGCGGTcgtcgaggaggacggcggcgcggcggacccCGCCGTGGAGGCGGAgtacgcggcggcgctgcgggacaTGGAGCACGCGCGCGAGGAGAGCGCCCGGCTGCACGCCGCCAAGCTGCGGGACGACTTCGTGCCGGTGCCTACCGGCTGGGACGACGCCTGA